One Enterobacter asburiae genomic window, CGATCGCTTTCGCACCGCGCGCTTTCTCACGCGCTACGTCCAGCGCCACGTGATAATCCAGAATCAGCGGGCAGGCCTCGGAGAGCAGCAGACGCTCACGAACAGGGATACCACGGTCTTCCAGACCTTTCATCTCTTTCATCAGCGCAGCAGGAGACAGCACAACGCCGTTACCGATGATGCTGGTGACGTTATCACGAAGAATGCCTGATGGAATAAGATGGAGGACGGTTTTTTCACCGTTGATTACGAGAGTATGGCCTGCGTTGTGACCGCCCTGGTAGCGTACAACATATTTAGCCCGTTCAGTCAGAAGATCAACAATCTTCCCTTTACCTTCGTCACCCCATTGGGTGCCCAGTACGACGACGTTGTTACCCATTTTTTTCAAAATCACCGTTTGCTTAAAAATGGATTCTACCATCGCTTTTTCAGATATACAGCACTTTTTGACCTCAAAATACGCCGATTGCGCCTACTTTTTGATCAGCCAATCGTTTTCCTCAACATGTAGTAGATCACGATGCCCGCAACCACAAGACCTCCGCCGAAACGACGCAAAATATTATCCGGCAGTTGGCTCATCGTGGCGATCATTCGACGCCAGGCGCGCGGATAAAGCATCGGTCCAAGACCTTCCAGCACCAGGACCAAAGCCAGTGCGAGCCAGATCGTTGAATTCATTTTTATTCCTTATAAAAGAAAACCACCGCTCCGTTGAGAGCGGTGGTTTGAATACTCAAACGTGCCTGAGTTTATCGCGTTGCGTTAGTCGGCGTCTTCATATAACGGAAGAAATCGCTGTCCGGGCTGAGCACCATCACATCCTGGTTGCTCTGGAAGCTATTCTCGTAAGCACGCAGGCTACGGATAAAG contains:
- a CDS encoding DUF2065 domain-containing protein, with translation MNSTIWLALALVLVLEGLGPMLYPRAWRRMIATMSQLPDNILRRFGGGLVVAGIVIYYMLRKTIG